One window from the genome of Cryptomeria japonica chromosome 6, Sugi_1.0, whole genome shotgun sequence encodes:
- the LOC131048048 gene encoding probable inositol oxygenase — protein MNFTLLFVVEPLLRDGKTLIDESPAEEIPKELIFDGGFVTPESNAFGHAFRDYQKDSERRAIVEEFYKTQHINQTYDFVLRKREEYGKLDRAVMSIWECCELLNEFVDESDPDLDEPQIEHLLQTAEAIRKDYPNEDWLHLTGLIHDLGKVLLHPRFGAEPQWAVVGDSFPVGCAFDESIVHHQYFKGNPDYYNPKYNTKYGVYSEKCGLGKVIMSWGHDEYMHMVAEMNNTTLPTVALFIIRFHSFYALHRAGAYIHFMEEEDYEMLEWLKIFNKYDLYSKSKVRVDVEAVKPYYQSLIKKYFPAKLRW, from the exons ATGAATTTTACATTACTATTTGTTGTGG AGCCCCTTCTTCGAGATGGTAAAACCCTTATTGATGAGAGTCCTGCTGAGGAAATTCCAAAAGAACTGATTTTCGATGGCGGCTTTGTGACACCAGAAAGTAATGCATTTGGCCATGCTTTCAG AGATTATCAAAAGGATAGCGAAAGACGGGCAATTGTGGAAGAGTTTTACAAGACTCAACACATTAACCAGACTTATGATTTT GTTTTACGCAAGCGTGAAGAATATGGTAAGCTTGACAGAGCTGTGATGAGCATTTGGGAATGTTGTGAGCTGCTGAATGAGTTTGTAGATGAGTCTGATCCTGACCTTGACGAGCCCCAAATTGAGCATCTCCTCCAAACAGCAGAAGCCATTCGCAAAGATTATCCCAATGAAGATTGGCTTCATTTGACTGGACTCATTCATG ATTTGGGCAAGGTGCTACTTCATCCTAGATTTGGAGCTGAACCTCAATGGGCTGTTGTAG GTGACTCTTTCCCTGTTGGATGTGCATTCGATGAATCCATAGTTCATCACCAG TATTTTAAAGGTAACCCAGATTACTACAACCCTAAATACAACACAAAGTATGGAGTTTATTCTGAGAAATGTGGACTTGGAAAGGTTATTATGTCATGGGGCCACGATGAATACATGCACATG GTTGCAGAAATGAACAATACAACGTTACCCACTGTTGCACTCTTTATCATCAGATTTCACTCTTTCTACG CTCTGCATCGTGCTGGTGCTTACATCCATTTCATGGAGGAGGAGGATTACGAAATGCTGGAGTGGcttaaaatattcaa CAAATATGATTTATACAGTAAGAGTAAAGTAAGAGTTGATGTGGAAGCTGTGAAACCCTACTATCAGTCCCTCATCAAGAAG TACTTTCCTGCTAAATTGAGATGGTGA